The following coding sequences are from one Polynucleobacter sp. JS-JIR-II-50 window:
- a CDS encoding tripartite tricarboxylate transporter substrate binding protein codes for MSRLIQHLFLALGLLASIGVQAQTYPSKPISMVVPQAAGGTNDIVARLIAPSFGEAIGASIVVENRPGAGGNIGTQSVARSPKDGYTLLLTINSAQAINPSLYKNPGFDPINDFVPLYYIGATPYVLVSPPGSPYKTLADVVAAAKKRPGELSYASAGNGTISHLLGAMLNASAGIEMQHIPYKGVAPAINDVLGGQVPLAFASLPSALNYIKAGKLQAIAISSAKRSSAAPEIPTIAETYPDCVGEVWVAIFAPVGVSADVVKKVQAAMEKILSKSEVREKLSAQGLDLAPIPTNKLSALLKDELAKWAKIVRASGAQLD; via the coding sequence ATGAGCAGGCTAATTCAACATCTATTTTTAGCTTTAGGCTTACTTGCCTCTATTGGAGTTCAGGCGCAAACCTACCCAAGCAAGCCTATATCCATGGTGGTACCTCAGGCAGCGGGGGGTACTAATGATATTGTTGCGCGTTTAATCGCGCCATCATTTGGTGAGGCTATTGGCGCCTCCATTGTGGTTGAAAATAGACCTGGTGCCGGCGGCAATATTGGCACACAAAGTGTTGCGCGCTCACCTAAGGATGGTTATACCTTACTGCTCACCATCAATAGTGCGCAAGCCATCAATCCTTCCTTATATAAAAATCCTGGCTTTGATCCTATAAATGATTTTGTGCCTTTGTATTACATTGGAGCAACGCCTTATGTATTAGTTTCTCCACCGGGATCCCCTTATAAAACATTGGCGGATGTTGTAGCTGCGGCTAAGAAGAGGCCTGGAGAGTTGTCATATGCCTCGGCTGGTAATGGCACGATTAGCCACTTATTAGGCGCCATGCTCAATGCGAGCGCTGGTATTGAAATGCAGCATATTCCTTATAAAGGGGTGGCCCCAGCAATTAATGATGTATTAGGTGGACAAGTGCCGCTGGCATTTGCAAGCTTGCCCTCTGCACTCAATTACATTAAAGCGGGGAAACTTCAGGCGATCGCGATTAGCTCTGCAAAGCGTTCTAGTGCTGCACCAGAAATTCCGACGATTGCAGAGACTTATCCTGATTGTGTTGGTGAGGTATGGGTAGCCATCTTTGCCCCTGTTGGCGTTAGTGCGGATGTGGTGAAGAAGGTGCAGGCTGCCATGGAGAAGATCCTATCTAAATCAGAGGTCCGCGAGAAGCTATCTGCTCAGGGTTTGGATCTTGCACCCATTCCAACTAATAAGTTGAGCGCTTTACTAAAAGATGAGTTGGCTAAGTGGGCAAAAATTGTAAGAGCATCCGGGGCGCAGTTGGATTAA
- a CDS encoding TAXI family TRAP transporter solute-binding subunit: MNFIKRQIYNPIALVVSFFALLIIFFGVLWILVPPPPKSIEMATGFPTGLYYQFGERLKTEIAKEGVDLHVRSTGGTLDNLALLNDPKSGVDFAMVQGGVANIAEYPNLVSIAGMFYEPIWVWYREGAFKNDGGQLKILSQLKGKRVSIGNDGSGTLALTQSLLRTSGITDKEVGALKLKPDEAILKLNNGELDAVFIVAAAEAPVLKKFYSIPGVRLMDFDQADAYTRNLTYLSKVTVPRGLLSIEHDQPRQDIQVMAATATLVAHDNVSPAMVSLLLSASYDILKSYSRLQKVGEFPSSSGLDFPLHVDAEIYLKDGPSFLHRHLPFWTAVWAGRFVKIVIPLLVILIPLFTYIPSTKNFFLRLKLAQVYEELKVIEKNSQNPALKEKNFKDLEDIERRVGNIKVSMLDAKELYDLKGHVGEVRHRLNLVH; encoded by the coding sequence ATGAATTTCATCAAAAGACAAATTTACAACCCGATAGCCCTGGTAGTAAGCTTTTTTGCGCTACTGATCATTTTCTTTGGCGTACTCTGGATCTTGGTTCCTCCACCCCCCAAGTCGATTGAAATGGCTACCGGCTTTCCTACTGGGCTGTATTACCAATTTGGGGAGCGCTTGAAAACGGAAATAGCCAAAGAGGGTGTCGATCTCCATGTGCGATCCACTGGCGGAACCTTGGATAACTTAGCTCTTTTAAATGACCCCAAGTCTGGCGTTGATTTTGCAATGGTCCAGGGTGGTGTTGCTAATATTGCCGAATATCCAAATTTGGTTTCGATAGCCGGAATGTTTTACGAGCCTATTTGGGTTTGGTATCGTGAAGGCGCATTTAAAAATGATGGGGGCCAACTAAAGATCTTAAGTCAGCTAAAAGGTAAGCGCGTCTCCATCGGTAATGATGGGAGCGGAACTTTAGCACTTACTCAGAGTTTGTTGCGGACTAGCGGCATTACAGACAAGGAAGTTGGCGCGCTGAAATTAAAGCCCGATGAAGCTATTCTTAAGTTAAATAATGGCGAATTGGATGCAGTATTTATAGTGGCAGCTGCAGAGGCGCCCGTGCTGAAAAAGTTTTACTCTATTCCAGGTGTTCGCTTAATGGATTTTGACCAGGCGGATGCATACACCCGAAATCTTACTTATTTATCCAAAGTGACTGTACCCAGAGGTTTATTGAGTATTGAGCACGATCAACCTCGTCAGGACATCCAGGTGATGGCCGCTACTGCCACCTTGGTAGCTCATGACAATGTAAGTCCGGCAATGGTTTCACTCTTATTGAGCGCTTCTTACGATATTTTGAAATCCTATTCACGATTACAAAAGGTGGGCGAGTTTCCATCAAGCTCAGGCTTAGATTTCCCTCTACATGTAGATGCAGAAATCTATTTAAAAGATGGACCTTCATTCTTACATCGCCACTTACCATTTTGGACGGCAGTTTGGGCGGGACGCTTTGTCAAGATTGTGATTCCCTTATTGGTTATTCTGATTCCGCTATTTACTTACATTCCTTCAACCAAGAACTTCTTCTTACGTTTGAAGTTAGCTCAAGTATATGAAGAGCTCAAGGTGATTGAGAAGAATTCCCAAAATCCAGCGTTAAAAGAAAAGAATTTCAAAGATCTTGAGGATATAGAGAGGCGCGTTGGAAATATCAAGGTATCCATGTTGGATGCTAAAGAGCTATATGACCTCAAAGGGCATGTGGGTGAAGTGCGTCACCGCCTAAATTTAGTTCATTAA
- a CDS encoding SDR family oxidoreductase, which translates to MMNLAKSKVALVTGAGTGIGRAAAKALLKGGYQVVLTGRNLGKLEKAIADIGGNQSNCLAVACDVGKPDEVKKLFAALSNQFGRIDVLFNNAGMGAPAIPMEDLSYEQWMNVVNANLCGAFLCSQEAIRMMKAQSPQGGRIINNGSISAHAPRPMSAPYTATKHAISGLTKTIALDGRPFNIACGQIDIGNAATEMTERMAAGIMQADQSIKVEPRMDVDHVGEAVLHMAQLPLESNILSMTIMATNMPFVGRG; encoded by the coding sequence ATGATGAATTTAGCTAAAAGCAAGGTAGCCTTAGTCACTGGCGCAGGAACTGGCATTGGACGGGCGGCTGCCAAGGCACTCCTCAAGGGAGGCTACCAAGTAGTTCTTACTGGACGCAATCTCGGTAAATTGGAAAAAGCCATTGCCGATATTGGCGGCAATCAAAGTAACTGTTTGGCGGTTGCGTGCGATGTTGGCAAACCCGATGAAGTCAAAAAGCTATTTGCGGCGCTTAGTAATCAATTTGGCCGCATTGACGTACTCTTTAATAATGCGGGCATGGGGGCTCCTGCTATCCCAATGGAAGACTTGAGTTATGAGCAGTGGATGAATGTAGTCAATGCCAACCTCTGTGGTGCATTCCTGTGTTCACAAGAAGCAATTCGTATGATGAAAGCACAATCTCCACAGGGTGGCAGAATTATCAATAATGGATCAATCTCTGCACATGCACCTCGTCCAATGTCAGCGCCCTACACGGCGACCAAACATGCCATCAGCGGCTTAACCAAAACCATTGCATTAGATGGACGCCCTTTTAATATTGCGTGCGGTCAAATTGATATCGGCAATGCCGCCACAGAAATGACTGAGCGCATGGCTGCTGGAATCATGCAGGCAGATCAATCGATTAAGGTAGAGCCACGCATGGATGTGGATCATGTTGGTGAGGCCGTACTGCATATGGCCCAACTGCCACTCGAAAGCAATATTCTGTCGATGACCATAATGGCAACCAATATGCCATTTGTGGGCAGAGGCTAA
- the ccmI gene encoding c-type cytochrome biogenesis protein CcmI, with product MTSFLIPAFLLLVLVLLLLLRPFIFPAKSSATSRRQMNATIYREELDKLEAEHTAGVITSTDYEIAHAEMRQRLFQDTIEEDDREVAGSSKKTAIGLCIFIVLFSSALYFSLGDVVRITQINSEKPVTQEGVEKMVAEFAIKMEKDPGNLKGWAMLARSYRILGRDQDAAKAYARAGNFIDSDPQLLADYADVLASNANGSFVGKPSQLINQALKLDPNNMMALWLSGTASYNAGNYKAAVQSWEKLAQQLPPNTDEARAIQGSIAEARSKGGLTTSAPVASTGKGISGKIELSAELKSKIKPGDIVMVIARKPGERMPVAVLKAPATDFPMSFTLNDSLAMNPSAPLSQLSEASIEVRISKTGMAKSESGDLISSVQTIKVGTTNVRLLVDQVRQ from the coding sequence GCTACTATTGCTACGTCCCTTCATTTTCCCTGCGAAGAGCTCGGCGACATCGCGTCGTCAGATGAATGCCACCATATACCGAGAAGAGTTAGATAAATTAGAGGCCGAACATACGGCTGGCGTAATTACTTCAACTGATTATGAAATTGCGCATGCAGAAATGCGTCAGAGACTATTTCAAGACACCATTGAAGAAGATGACCGAGAGGTGGCGGGCTCCTCAAAGAAGACTGCAATCGGGCTATGCATCTTTATTGTCTTGTTCTCATCGGCGCTGTATTTCTCCTTGGGGGATGTTGTTCGGATAACCCAAATCAATTCTGAAAAACCGGTCACCCAAGAGGGTGTTGAAAAAATGGTGGCTGAATTTGCCATCAAAATGGAAAAAGATCCTGGCAATTTAAAGGGCTGGGCGATGTTAGCTCGCTCTTATCGAATCTTAGGTCGTGACCAGGATGCTGCCAAAGCGTATGCACGTGCCGGTAACTTTATTGATTCTGATCCGCAATTGTTGGCCGACTATGCAGATGTATTAGCAAGTAATGCAAATGGGAGTTTTGTTGGCAAGCCTTCACAGCTGATTAATCAAGCGTTAAAGCTGGACCCCAACAACATGATGGCGCTTTGGCTCTCGGGTACTGCATCCTATAACGCCGGTAACTACAAGGCAGCGGTGCAGTCCTGGGAGAAGCTTGCGCAACAACTTCCGCCCAATACGGATGAAGCGCGCGCTATTCAGGGGTCGATTGCTGAGGCGCGATCCAAGGGTGGCCTAACTACCTCAGCGCCGGTTGCTTCAACCGGAAAAGGTATTAGCGGCAAGATTGAATTGTCTGCTGAACTTAAATCTAAGATTAAGCCTGGCGACATTGTGATGGTGATTGCACGCAAACCTGGTGAGCGTATGCCCGTGGCCGTCTTGAAGGCGCCTGCAACTGATTTTCCAATGAGCTTCACATTGAATGATTCCTTAGCCATGAATCCCAGCGCGCCTCTCTCTCAACTATCTGAGGCGAGTATCGAGGTACGCATTTCTAAGACTGGAATGGCAAAGTCGGAATCGGGGGATTTAATCTCTTCAGTGCAGACAATTAAAGTCGGCACAACCAATGTTCGCCTACTAGTCGACCAAGTTCGCCAGTAA